The Paenibacillus polymyxa M1 DNA segment ATATCCTTCGTACCCGTGCAGCCCTTTATTCTTTCCATAATCCTGCTCTGTATGGTACCAAATCACAAAATCCAGCCACTCTGGAGACCTCATCGTTTTCACTCGCTCAATCGTCTCACGGACACTAGGTTGCCTTCAACGATAACCAATTTCGTTTTCGTAGCTGGTAAATTCGTCATAGTATCACGTCCTTATGAATTAAAAATCCTCTGAGAAACAATAAAAAGCATTGGGTCTTGAGGACTGACCCAATGCTTTTATCGATGAACTATAATTATTTAATTATTACGTATTCCAGGTTAACCAGTTTTGCATAAGTAACAATTTGGTCTGTGGTTAGATTCAAGGAAACCACGGTATGGTGACCGCCACCGTTCTCAATCCATGCTTTAACTCCATCTTGGAAGTTTGGCTTCACGTTCCACAGTACACGAGCCACTGGAAGTTTTGGAGCAGGAACTGTTGGTTCAAATGCAGTAACCTCATTGATCAGCAGTTTATAATGGGTGCCAAAGTCAGCCATGGAAACAACTACACCGTCCCCTGCCTTACCGTCAAATACCAGACGGGCTGGATCTTCACGATCGCCGATACCTAACGGAGACACGATGATTTTAGGCTTGTTGCTTGCCAACGTTGGGTCAACTTCAAGCATATGGGATTGAAGGATCGATTCCTGACCCGCTGCTAATTCATAGGTGTAGTCTTCCATAAAGCCAGTGGATTGGTTATGGCTCATGACTTTAAGCAAGCGATCGAGCGCTGCAGTCTTCCAGTCGCCTTCACCAGCAAATCCGTATCCTTGTGCCATCAGACGTTGAACGGCAAGACCAGGAAGCTGTTTCATACCATAGAGATCTTCAAAGTTTGTTGTGAAGGCAGTATAGCCGCCATCATCCAGGAATCGCTTAATAGCAATTTCATAGCTTGCTTGCACTCTTACGCTGGATTCCCAAGCTTCCTTGCTGTAAGTACCATAATCAAATTCATAGAGTTCGGAGTATTCCGCGAACAAAGCATCAATTTCTTCTTCCTTCACAGCATTGACGTACTGAACAAGGTCGCCAATTCCGAAGTAATCAACAGTCCATCCAAATTGGATTTGGGCTTCGACCTTATCGCCTTCCGTAACACCAACGTGACGCATGTTGTCGCCGAAGCGGGCAACTTTGATATTGAAGCTTTCGTTATAAGCAACCGCTACATCCATCCACTCTGCGATTTGCTTTTGCACTTCTGCACGTTCCCAGTAACCTACAACCACTTTATTCTGTTTCTTCAAGCGGGCGTTGATAAATCCATATTCACGGTCACCATGAGCTGCCTGATTGAGGTTCATGAAGTCCATATCAATCGTAGCCCAAGGAATGCTTTCATTATACTGTGTAGCCAAATGAAGCAGCGGCTTTTGCAGCAATTTAGTACCACGAATCCACATTTTTGCAGGTGAGAAAGTATGCATCCAAGTGATGACACCAGCAACCTCGTCACGATAGTTGACTTCTTTCATAAGGCTGGTGATTTTGTCTGCACTAACTGCCAGATCCTGCAATACAAGCGGATAAGGCAGAACGCCGCTCTTATTTAGGGCATCGGTCATTTCTTGTGCGTGTGCTTTGACTTCTGCTAATGCTTCTTCTCCATACAGATGTTGTGAACCTACGACAAACCAGAACTGTTTTGTACTTACTGTTGACATAACATTCATCCTCTTTTCTTCATTTGTTAGTTTAGTTGGTCTTATTTTTGTCCGTAGTAAGCGTCTTTCCCATGTTTGCGCAAATAGTGTTTATCTAGAATACGCTGCGGCAATTCTTCAGCAAAATGATTCAATTCCCGTGCGAATAAGTTCATTTTCGAAACTTCTTCCAACACGACACTATTCATAACTGCGGATTTCGCATCTTTCCCCCAAGTGAAGGGAGCGTGACCCTTAAGCAGGACACCTGGCACTGCTAAAATATCCAGCCCGCGCTGCTCAAAAGTTTCGATGATGACACGGCCGGTTTCGGCTTCGTAGCCACGATCAATCTCCTCTTGTGTCAGGAAACGAGCACAGGGAACAGAACCATAGAAGGTGTCTGCATGAGTAGTTCCCATTACAGGTACATCCAGGCCTGCTTGAGCCCAAATCGTCGCCCAAGTCGAATGCGTATGCACAATACCGCCGATCTCTGCGTAGTGCTTGTAAAGTACGGCATGAGTCGGTGTATCCGATGAAGGTCTCATCTCTCCTTCAACAACATTGCCGTCAAAATCAACAACTACCATATCGCTAGGTTTCATCGTGTCATAACTAACACCACTCGGTTTGATAACGAATAAGCCACGCTCACGATCAACCGCGCTGACGTTACCCCAGGTGTATTTCACGAGTCCATGTTTAGGCAAATCCAGATTGGCTTGAAATACTTCTTCTTTCAGCTGCTCTAACACGTCAATTCCTCCAGTTTTCCACTAGATTATCTACAGCAGCCTGCTCAATCGCCAGGCCTTGTGTGTAGCGTTCTAAGAATGTTTCGAATCCCTTAACATCGGAACCGTCAGGATGAATTTCTTGTCCCTCAACATCTCTGAATACTTTTTGGTCGAGGAAGTCTTCCAGACTTTCTTGTTGATCCTTGTTCATCATGTAAGAAGCCAGAATAGCCATACCCCACGCTCCGCCTTCTCCAGCTGTTGCCATCACGGATACCGGAACATCCATGGCTGCCGCAACAATTTTTTGTCCGACGATAGGGGTTTTAAATAAACCACCGTGAGCCAGAATGCTGTCAATTGCGACATTTTCCTTCTTCGTCAAAATATCCATCCCGATTTTCAAAGCAGCAAATGCTGTAAACAGATGGGTGCGCATAAAATTGGCCAAATTGAAACGGCTTTCAGGAGAGCGAACAAACAATGGCCGACCTTTCTCTATGCCGGTGATATTCTCTCCTGACAAATAGCCGTAGCTAAGTAAGCCGCCGCCATCTGGATCTGCCTCCAAAGCCTTGTTCAGCAACACACTGAATAATTGATTCGGGTCTGCTTTTTGCCCCATGGCCTCATAAAATTCACGGAACAAGCCCAGCCAAGCATTGAGATCACTTGAACAGTTGTTGGCATGAACCATTCCGACCGGATTACCATTCGGTGTGGTCACCAGATCAATTTCCGGATATACCGCTGAAAGGTCCTTCTCTAATACAATCATCGCAAAAACCGAGGTTCCCACAGACACGTTGCCAGTACGTTTTCTCACACTATTCGTAGCGACCATTCCTGTTCCCGCATCACCTTCTGGAGGACAAAGCGGAATACCTGGTTGTAAATCGCCAGATTTATCTAAGATTTTGGCTCCCGCTGCGGTTAGTACACCTGCCTGCTCGCCCGAGATATGAACTTTAGGAATAATGTCTTGTAATTTCCAATCGTAGCCTTTGGCTGCAATGAGTTCATCAAACTGCTTAACCATCGACTCGTTATAATCATGTGTAGTCTCATCAATTGGGAAAATACCCGAAGCGTCTCCGATACCAATTGCTTTGTTGCCAGTCAGCAGCCAGTGGATATATCCAGCCAACGTCGTCATAAAATCAATATGAGGAACGTGTTGTTCTTCGTTCAATATCGCTTGATACAAGTGAGCAATACTCCATCGCTCAGGAATGTTGAATTGGAATTTATCAGTTAAAGCCTTTGCTGCAGCCCCGGTTGTCGCATTCCGCCAAGTCCGGAACGGAACAAGCAACTCGCCCTTGCTGTCAAAAGCCATATATCCGTGCATCATTGCAGAGAATCCTATAGAACCAACCGTATGAAGGGTGACTCCATATTTTTGTTCAACCTCTTGTTTCATTTCACTATAAGCCTCTTGCAGACCCGTAATGATAGTCTCTAAGTTGTACGTCCAATATCCGTCTACCAAGAGGTTTTCCCACTCATAGCTTCCAGATGCGATTGTTTCAAAACGATGATCTATCAGCACTGCCTTGATACGTGTGGATCCAAATTCGATACCAAGTGAGGTTTCTCCCTTAGTAATCGCTTGTTTAATGTCTTGATCCATGCTCACGTTACTCCTCTCTCTGAACAACTGTTATAACTGCAATAATCAAAGAAGGCGCTTTCTTTTGTTTACAGCCTTAGTATATTTTTTGTGCGTACATTTGTCAATACGAAAACATAGTTATGCCTACAAATAGTATGATGAACCGAGTATTTTTCTATTTTATCTTTAGTATTTATACAGATAGGACAATAGATTATAATAAACTCATAATTATGCTAAAATATGTACATACAAATATTATGGATGCATCAATTAGTATTAGAACAACTTGGAAAGAAGGAATAAAGTGAAACCAAAGTATCAGGTTATCCTTGAGGATATAAAAAGCAACATTCTTTCAGGAGCATACAGCGTAGGAGAACAAATTCCAACGGAATTGGCTTTGCAGGATAAGTATAAAGTTAGTCGCCAGACGGTTCGCAAGGCTATTTTAGAACTATCCAACGAAGGTTTTTTAAGAAGTGAAAAGGGGTCGGGCACCTATGTCAGCAACCAATTTCGATCAAAAACCGGTGGGAATTCCAGCAATAAAACCATCGGAGTCATCACGACTTACATCTCTGATTACATCTTCCCCTCTATTATTCGCGGGATTGAAGCCAGATTAAATGAAGATAATTATTCATTACTATTAGCGAGCACCAATAATGATGTCGCACAGGAAAAGAAAGCTTTGGAGATGATGTTGTCCTTTGGTGTAGACGGTTTGATCATTGAGCCTACAAAGAGCAATCTATATAATCCCAATATCGCTTACTACCTGACGTTCAAGGAACAGGATGTTCCATTCATCATGATTAATGCTTATTATGAAGAGTTGGAAGTGCCCTTCTTTTGTCTTGATGACGTACAGTCCAGCTATCTGGCAACCAAAGAATTGATCGCTAACGGACACACACAGATTGGCATCATTGCCAAAATGGACGATTTACAAGGAAAGTATCGAATGAAGGGCTATATCAAAGCGCTTGGAGAAGCCAAATTACGGTTTCACCCAGAGCAAGTGCTCTCATTCTATACAGAGACAAAGCAGGACCTATCCACCAACTTGAAGAAATTCCTGACCGAACAAAGGGACGATTTAACCGCAATTGTCTGCTATAACGACGAGGTCGGATTAGAAGTTGTACATGTATGCAGACAACTTGGAATATCCGTTCCCGAAGATTTGTCCATAATTGGTCAAGATAATTCCTATATTTCCAAAAATGCGAACATCAAACTCACGACATTGACACACCCACAGGAACAAATGGGCCGTGATGCCGCCGATTGGGTAATTAAGAAACTGCAAGGGAAAAAGGATCTAAGCAACAACACCTATTACCAGCCCGTGTTAATCGAAGGAGAGACAGTAAAGAAGAAACTGAATTGAAAGGGTTCATAGCCCCTTTAAACCTAGTGCCTAATTGTCATATGACACTTTGGAGTGATTTGGTATGGTGGGTGACGAAATGTAACTTGTTGGTATGACAAATCCTTTGCCATACTGGGTTTTGCCGGACAATAAGGCAAAAATACATTTCAAGGAGAAACCATTCATGGAAAAAATGATTTACACCATTCTCGCGGTTCTACTATTATCTACTACGATAACTACCGCATGTATGGCACCCAATGGCGCGTCAGTTGCCGCACCCGTTAACATACCAGTTGCATCTGAAAAGGCTAGCTTGGAGGGGCCGCGAGATGCCAAGGAACTAGAGGCTTTTGCAGATGGTGTTTTTGCGAACAAGATGAAAAAGTTTAATACCGTGGGTTCTAATTTTGTGGTCGTCGCAGGTGGGAAAGTGATACTAAGCAAAGGTTACGGGTATGCCGACAAGGGCAAAAAAATCCCTGTTGATAAAAATACCGTTTTTCAAATCGGCTCTGTTACAAAGTCATTTACTGCATTGGCAGCTATGCAGTTGGTTGATAAAGGGAAAATGGATTTAAAACACGATATCCAAGAGTATTTAGGAGGAATAAAGGTTCCGAATAAAACAGGAAAAAAACTGACGATGTTTGATCTGCTTACATATTCAAGTGGATTTGATGAACCAGATATTCTCATGGAAATGCATCCAGAATACGCGGACAAATATTTTCCAATGAAGAAGTACATTGCATCAAATATGCCAACTGTGGTCAGGCCTCCAGGAGAAGCGTACACTTATGACAATTTTGGTTTCATGCTAGCGGGATATGCAGTAGCAAACGTAACCGGTATGTCATATTCCAAATATATGGAAAAGAATATTTTCAAACCGTTAGGCATGAATTCGACGAGTGTGCGGTTTACCCCCCAATTGTTAAGCAGAATGGCTGCTCACTATGGACCAACAGGTGAACTGATTCCCTTGGACGGGTTTAAACCAACGGAAAAACCTGAAGGCGGTATCGTTTCAACCGCAGATGACATGGCAAAGTACCTCATTATGCACCTGAACAAAGGCAAGTACAAAGGTAAAGAAGTGGTGAGCCCAAAGAGCATAGAGCAAATGCACACATACCAATTATTCCCTGACAAGGAGTTCCCGGTTACAACAATTGGATTCGAAGGCTACTTCAAAGAGAAGATGAATAATCAGCATGTGATTCTAAAAGGAGGGAATGTTACAGGGCATTCTTCCTTGATTGTTATTCTGCCTGAGAAGAATACAGCGATGTACATGTCCTACAATAACGACTCCATGATGAGTCTTGACGTGTATGAAGAATTTATGAATCATTATTATCCGAGAAAATCAGAGGTTCCAAAGTCAACCTACGCGACATTAAGTGAGCAGCAGGCCCAAGACTACGTGGGATTATACCAAAACACGCGTATCGCTGCCTTAAGGACGAAGGTTTCGTATTCGGACGGAAAATTAATAATGGAGACAGGAACATCAGGCAAACATACACTAAAAATGATCCACCCTTTATTATTTGAAGATGAATCAGGTAATAAATTGACGTTTAATAAAAATGAAGCAGGCCATATTGCATATTTGTATTACATGCAGCTCCCAGACCTCGTTGCTTATGCGCAAAAAGTAAACATTGATTCACCATTTTCTGATGTACCTGCGGATAGTAAATATATTTCATATATAAACAACCTTAATGCTTTGGAAGTCATGAGCGGAAAGTCAGCCAACCTCTTCGATCCGAAAGGAACGATGACTCAGGGAGAATTCTCAGAAGTGCTACTGCGCGCCCACGGGTGGTATAAACAACCTTTCATGATTGAACCGAATAAGAAGCAGATGATGGCCGGACTACGTAATTATCAGCCTAATTCTCCTATCACTAGACAAATGGCGGCGGTAATGATCCAGAACCTGAAACAGGTTGAGCCTGGAATTAAGGTTAAATTGAGTGGCGAAACGGATGCTTGGGCAGTTAAAGCAGTCACAGCTTTGGTTTCCCAAGGTATCATGGACCCGAATACCAAGATCAATGTAGACGGCTCCATAGACTTCCGCTCCAAACAGCTTTTGAAGCGTCAAGAAGCCAGTGCCTTGTTGGATCAAGCATTTAATTACTATACGTTGCCAATCAGTCACTAATTCAAAAGATTAAATAGAAAAAGTAAAATAATACTCCTAATATACAAAAACGCTACTGACAACGGAACATCAGTAGCGTTTTACATTTTTCGGATTCCTCGTAAATCCGATTTCGGAATGTTCAGGCTCTGCCACGCCATAATTAAATCAAAGGTGAGCTCGCAGGTGCCGATCATCTTTTAACCAACATATAGTGAGGGGGAAAATAATGAAAAGCCAATTAAGAAATATTACGGTTGACGGTTATGCATTCGTTTATTGGTATACAGGCGGGTCTAGCTTCATCTTAAACCTATCTCCGAAAGAAAATAAAAACATCAAAATTACGTTAATCTTCCAGGCAGACCCTCCTGAAGGAGAGCCTCACACTTCTTGGTCCTTTTATGACATTTCAGCACAAATTAATGGAATGGAAACTGTCATTCATCTGGGTAAACCCAAGCATATCGCTGAAATCATCTCTTACTTGATGGCAAAACGACAAGAGCTTTGGATTCAGGGGAGACCTCAAGTTCTGGATCATGCCTGGGATTTACTAAAAGAAATGGGTTATTGCGAGTTCAAGCCAATCTGGATTAGACAGTGGTAGTCGTAATGGTTTGTGGACTAGCCCCCTCTGACCACCCAAAGGGAGCTTAAAGCCCACAGGTTAACGATTATTCGTTATTCGGCGTGGTCGGACTAGCCGAGGGCATCAAGCCTTTAACGGCGCCGAGAAACGGGCGAATGGACTTGATCATACCGTAGCCCATCTTCACAACCGGGACAAATTTCTGGATCATACCGAACAGCCGTAGGCCGCCGCCGAGCATACCTCCAAGCCCTCCTGCGCCCGCAGTTGCACCGCCAAGTCCACCAAGTCCGCCGAACAGCGAGCCCATCATCGGTAGGAATGCCGACACCTTGGCATCCGGCTTGCGGGAGCGCGAACGGCCAGATGGTTTGCGTGCGCCGCTTCTCCGATTGCCGAGACGGATGCCTGGGGCATGCGCACCAGCTCTGCGTTTGAGAGATCGGGAATCTTGCTTTCCGGAAGAAGCACGTGGGGGAGCTCCAGCACTCGCAAGTACCAACCCACCACGATTAACGTCAGTGATGTAGCCGACGTAAGTCTCTCCGTTGTGCAGGGTGACACAGACCGGACGGCCTTGAAACTTCTTAGCCCGTGCACGCATCTCTTTCGATTGTGCCATGGAAGTTCACCTCGCTCACTGATTATAATTCAGTTTACGCCAGGGGCGGGCTGCCTGCTTGTGCGAATGGGGCATACGCACGCCGAAAATCGTTGGATGGGCTCACCGCCGTTCAAGTCCTCCCGAGGGTCCCTACGCTATATCAAGAGAATTGCCAAAAACCTGCTACTGGATGTTGTATCTCAGTCGTCCCCATTTTGGCGAAAATATATAGTGATCCAAAACCAAAAGGATAATTGTAATCCTCCTGAAGCAACGTTTCGGGGTAGCCATCTTCATCTACCTGAAATAAAAAAGAAAATGACTCCTCCCTCAGCTTCGTAAAATAATAGTCTTCATTTTGAATAAGTCTCGGGTTTCCGCCTACTTTGATCAAAAAAGGCTGATCCATCGATTTTTCGTCATGGCTTAGTTCCCCGTTTGAAATTGTATGCTTTATAAGTCCCGGGTTAGTAAACATATCTTTAACGCTTTCAGTCGAGATGGGATGCTCAATCACCTTGATCGAGCAATTAGGATAAATGTTATTTTCCAAATACTCCTCATAGTCTTCAGGGATGAAGATCGAAATCATGCTCTCAGGTTTAAAGGGATGGACGAGGCTCAAGTAAAAAACATATTTTGGGTTGCCTTCTTGGATGAGATCTTCTTGATCATCAAAGAATTCAGGTGCATTCCCGCCGATCCAGCCTGCACTATGTTCGTTCGATAGATCCGATCCCGCATAATAAAGAATACAATTTGTTCTCTCAACTAAAATATTCATTTGATTTTCATTAGACATTTTACAACTCTCCCTCAAGAAACGCGAATACCCTTACTCTGCCGCTTCCGCCAGCCATGCTTGCATAGCCGGAGACTCCGCCTGATTCAAACGTAGGGCGATTTCGGTATTGATCTCATCTGGCGGCATGACCTCGACAAGGACGCATACAGACTCTCGCGGTTGATTCAAGGCAAATATGCCTTCATCATCGAGCCTTTTCATCGCCAACTCCATGGCCTTCAGCCTCGAATCAAATTCACGATTCCATTCGTCAGCTTCAAGTTCCGCAATGGAAGGACGCTCCATAAACAATTGTTTAACATCATCGAAGTTCTCATCCCTGAAACAACAGTAGGGTGAATCGGCATAGGACCATTTGATGAGTTCCGCAATCGTTGATTCCGGTGTGTCGCTTTCTTCTCCTTGCCTGGCCGCTTCCCTCTCCAAGGCCTCCCATGACCAGGCGGAGATGCTTGGCGCATGTCCCTCTCCAGTCGTAAATAGCGTGCAGTAATAGTAACGTTCGCCATTTTCAAACAGAGTGCGAAAGGACGTCCTAGCCACATCGGCAATCTCTGCCGTCAGCGCCTCTATCTCTTGCGTCGGTTTCATGACTATCGCCCCTTAGTCCTATAAAATATACATCTTATTTCCATTATAAAGACTGTCCATCCTAAATCTACCTACTTCTTGCCTGAATCCTGGAAATAAGCGCTTAAAAACAGAGTTGGAGAAAAGGAAATGAAAGAGGGGCTGGCACAACCAGCCCCTCTTCTATAATGCTCTCGTCAATCTATATCCTGCTTGAGCTGAATCTCTTTCCACTTCTCCTTCAAAGCTTTTAAATCTTCTACGAAGAACCTAAGTAAATTGGCTCGTCTTCTTACTGCAAGCGGGTGATAGGTGAAGCTGATGGGCGTACCCTGCAACTCATACCAGCTGCCTCGTAACTCCTTGACACTGGCACCCTCCTTATTTGTAAATATGGCTCCCGCTACGACATTACCAAATCCAAATAATACAAGCGGCTGCTTCTGAAAAAGCTGTATCTGTAGATGAGGGAGACACGCCGCTCTAGCCTCGGGTTTATTATAGGCACGCATCGGTCGGCATTTTAGCAAATAGGTGACATAAACATCATTTACGTCTATCCCAGCCTCTCTCATGCCGTATTGTAGTGTTTCTCGGGTACCGCATAAAAACGAATTTCCTTCCCGATCCTCCCGGGCTCCGGGATTATCCAGAATCATCATAAGTGGAGCTTTCGGATTTCCTTCACCCCAGATGACACGATTCCGCTGCTTGGATAGCTCGCAAATTTCACAATGCTCTATACCATCGGGTGCTTGTTCTTCAGGTAAAATTACATAGGGATGATCCATTTCCTTGTCGTGTAGCCCCTTCCTTTCACACACAATGAATCTATTATGCCCACCTCAAGCAAAAACTTGCCTAAGGTTCAGCATAACGGGTCCATCGGAAAAAGTAAGGGCAGCTAAACTGGATCAAAAGAAGCGTAAAAAAAAATCGCGTCCTCCAGAGGAGAACGCGATATAAACCAGCTTGACTCCGTATTTCAACATCGTCATTTAAGCTTTCGGGCAACCACCGCTAACCGACCGTTTTCGGTCGAGTACTCACACGTAGACAGTACAATAAGCTTGTCGCCATAACGGGGGGTTATACCCGTTTCATATAGAGCAAGTTTTTGGATGTTCTGAACATACGAATCGAACTCGACGGGCGTACTTACTTTCTCAATCTGGTAGTATTTAAATACATCATCTGATTTGCGATAAACCTGTGACAGAATAACGGCAACAACCTCATACTCTTCCTTTTCATAAAGTGTACTGAACTGGAACGTAGCATGCTCCTTATAGAAGCTTTCTTGCTTATACTTCATCAAATCTTTGAACATCCAGCCGTTTTTCATATGATGTCCGTGAATCAGTAAAATATCGGAACCGTTGATCCGGCTGTGCTCGTCCAAAAAGGGGAGACCGAGTTTGCTCTTCTTTTTATCGAAATCATGATTGAGATAGTACTGCTCATCTTGTGGATTCTGCATAACCGGGTACTCAATTCGGGTGCCGTTAATCTTCAGCCAACCGACGATGTCCGGGTTTCTCTCGTAAAGCTCTCGAAATTCGGGAAGCATGACCGGCTCATTCGCTTTCGTAATCAAAGGGGAGGGGATCGCCTCCCCTCCTCCTTTGTCCGATTGTTCCTCCCAAACTTTTGCTAACTCTTCGATTTTCACTTGATCGGCATAACCCCACAGGAAAATTCTCGCTATATTGGCGAGAGAGAATACCAACACAAGGAAGGAAACGGCGATAAGAACTTTTTTAGTTTTACTCATTTTCTTACCGCCTTTCCGGTTACTGAATATGCTTTTTCTTCTTGCTGCTGAGTAAACAGAATCCAAGCGTAATCAAGGATATCAGCGCCAAAACCATATAGAAGATTGGCGATGGACTGCTATCCCCTGTTTTCGGAGCATCGTCCAGCTCGTAATCGCCATTGGCGACTTCATTGTCGACGCTACCGCTTGCGTTGTTGCCTTTGTTGATTTCGTTGTTCACGTTGCCTGCTCCGTTGTTCACGTTGCCTGCTCCGTTGTTGACGTCGCTTGCTCTGTTGTCGACGTTGCTTGCTCCGTTGTTCACGTTGCTTGCTCCGTTGTCGACGTTGCTTGCTCCGTTGTTCACGTTGCTTGTTCCGTTGTTCACGTTGCTTGCTCCGTTGTTCACGTTGCTTGCTCCGTTGTTCACGTTGCTTGCTCCGTTGTTCACGTTGCTTGCCCCGTTGTTCACGTTGCTTGCCCCGTTGTTCACGTTGCCTGCTCCGTCGTCGCTGTTATCGGTACCGCTACTGCCACTGCCGGACCCAGTTCCGCCGCCACTGCCGCCGCTATTGCCGCCACCACCGCCGCCGGAAATTATCGGTTTCAACTGTATATCGTGGCGTACGATGTCGCTTCCGACCGAGATAGTTGGGCTTGTATACGCATCATATCCGGCTTTGGTTACAACCAGATAGTAATCCGTGTTCGGGAATACCATGTATGCATATGCGCCGTTTGCGTCACTGTTCTGACTTGGGCTGGCGTTATCATTCGGTGCAAAGCCCGGAATCGCTGGCAGCGTTACTTTCGTGCCCGGCACGATGCCGCTCGCTGTGTTTCCTGGCGTATCAGCATAATATAGCGTCACTTCAGCGCCTTCAATCACCATGCCGGTTGTTGCATCCGTAATGATGCCATACGGGTCAACGAGCCCCTGGGAAATATTCAATTCCCCGTTGGCCTTCACATCCAG contains these protein-coding regions:
- a CDS encoding class B sortase, yielding MSKTKKVLIAVSFLVLVFSLANIARIFLWGYADQVKIEELAKVWEEQSDKGGGEAIPSPLITKANEPVMLPEFRELYERNPDIVGWLKINGTRIEYPVMQNPQDEQYYLNHDFDKKKSKLGLPFLDEHSRINGSDILLIHGHHMKNGWMFKDLMKYKQESFYKEHATFQFSTLYEKEEYEVVAVILSQVYRKSDDVFKYYQIEKVSTPVEFDSYVQNIQKLALYETGITPRYGDKLIVLSTCEYSTENGRLAVVARKLK